CTTAAGTTATGGTATAGGACCAcaataataattacaaaaataaaaatgtactttgtgtttttaaattaaaacatattcgATATTTGTTGTTTCTATATACAGTATTTATCATAATTATTTCAATACAACTTCAACAGCTCTAAGAATATCTccagcaacaacagcaacagctactccaaaaaaaaacacagctgctctaacaacaaccacagctactccaacaacaacaaccaaagcagctcaaacaaccacagcagcaccaacaacaacaaccacagcagctccaacaaccacagctgatcAAACAACCACAGGagtaccaacaacaacaacagttccaccaacaaccacagtagctccaacaacaaacactgcagcttcaacaacaacgacagcagctccaactacaaccacaactgctccaactacaaccacagctggtcctacaaccactgcagctccaacaacaaccacagcagctccaaacACAACCACAGAAGCTCATACAACAAAAGCAGTTCCAACAATGAACACAgctgctctaacaacaaccacagtagctccaacaacgacagctgctccaacaccaaccaccgctgctccaacaacgacagctgctcctacaactatgacagcagcttcaacaacaacaaccacagctgatcCAACACCAACGATAGCTGCTCCACTTAAAACAGCTGCTCCATCAACAACAGCTGttcctacaaccacgacagcagctccaacaacaacaacagctgctccaactatcacagctgctcctacaacaaccacagctgctccaaatacaacaacagctgctcctataacaacaacagaaggttcaacaacaaccaaaccGGCTGCTCCGGCCACAACCACAGCtggtccaacaacaaccacagctgctcctacaaccacgtcagcagctccaacaaccaccacagctgctccaacaacaactacagctgcaccaacagccacagcagcttcaacaacaaccacatcagctccaacaaccaaagctgctcgaacaaccacagctgctccaacagccACAACAGCCGCtcaaaaaacaaccacagctgctcctacaccattgacagctgctccaacacaaacgacagctgctccaacaaccatagctgctccaacaacaaccacagctgctccaacaatgacgaaaccagctccaacaacaaccacagctgcgccaacaaccacaacttctccaacaacaacaacaactgctccaactatcacagctgctcctacacccactacagcagctccaacGACAATCACAAGATCTACaacaactaccactgcagctccaacaactacagctgctcctacaaccacgtcagcagctccaacaactaccactgcagctccaataacaaccacacagattccaacaacaaccacagctgctccaacaacaacagccgctccaacaacgacGAAaactgctccaactacaaccacaactgctacaacaacaacagctgctctttCAACCActacaacagctccaacaaaaaccaatgcagctccaacaactttgacagcagctccaacaacaacaaccacagcagccccagaaaccaccacagcagctccaacaacaaccacaactgctccaacaatcacagctgctcctacaccCACTACAGCAGCTCCAATGACAACCACAAGttctccaacaaccactgcagctccaacaactacagctgctcctacaaccacgtcagcagctccaacaactgccactgcagctccaataaccacagctgctccaacaaccataACAGTaccttcaacaacaacaaaagcagcGCCTgaaacaaccacagcagctccaacaacaaccacagcttctccaactacaacaacagctgctccaacaatcacagctgctcctacaacaaccacaactgctccaacaacaacagctgctcctacaccCACTACAGCAGCTCCAATGACAACCACAAGttctccaacaaccactgcagctccaacaactacagctgctcctacaaccacgtcagaagctccaacaactaccactgcagctccaataaccacagctgctcccacaaccatAACAgtagcttcaacaacaacaaaagcaacGCCTGCAACAACAagagcagctccaacaacaaccacagcaactcCAACACcctccacagcagctccaacaacaacaacagcagctccaacaacaaccacaccgattctaacaacaaccacagctgctccaacaccaacgataGCTGCTCCAACAAGCAAACcgactccaacaacaaccacagccgctccaacaatgacgacagcagctccaacaacaaccacaactgctccaacaacgacgAAAACTGCTCCAACTACAgccacagctgctacaacaacaacagctgctctttCAACCACTGCAACAGCTCCAACAAAAACCaatgcagctccaacaacaaccacaactgctccaacaatcacagctgctcctacaacaaccacaactgctccaacaacaacagctgctcctacacccactacagcagctccaacGACAACCACAAGTTCTCCaacaactaccactgcagctccaacaactacagctgctcctacaaccacgtcagcagctccaacaactaccactgcagctccaataaccacagctgctcccacaaccatAACAgtagcttcaacaacaacaaaagcagcGCCtgcaacaaccacagcagctccaacaacaaccacagctgcgccaacaaccacaacttctccaactacaacaacagctgctccaacaatcacagctgctcctacaacaaccacaactgctccaacaacaacagctgctcctacacccactacagcagctccaacGACAACCACAAGTTCTCCaacaactaccactgcagctccaacaactacagctgctcctacaaccacgtcagcagctccaacaactaccactgcagctccaataaccacagctgctcccacaaccatAACAgtagcttcaacaacaacaaaagcaacGCCTGCAACAACAagagcagctccaacaacaaccacagcaactcCAACACcctccacagcagctccaacaacaacagcagctccaacaacaaccacgccgattccaacaacaaccacagctgctccaacaccaacgataGCTGCTCCAACAAGCAAACcgactccaacaacaaccacagccgctccaacaatgacgacagcagctccaacaacaaccacaactgctccaacaacgacgGAAACTGCTCCAACTACAgccacagctgctacaacaacaacagctgctctttCAACCACTGCAACAGCTCCAATAAAAACCAATGCAGCTCCAACAACTATGACAGCAGCCCCAgaaaccaccacagcagctccaacaacaaccacaactgctccaacaatcacagctgctcctacaacaaccacaactgctccaacaacaacagctgctcctacaccCACTACAGCAGCTCCAATGACAACCACAAGTTCTCCaacaactaccactgcagctccaacaactacagctgctcctacaaccacgtcagcagctccaacaactaccactgcagctccaataaccacagctgctcccacaaccatAACAgtagcttcaacaacaacaaccacaactgctccaacaacaacagccgctgatacaacaacaacagctgctctttCAACCACTGCAACAGCTCCAACAAAAACCaatgcagctccaacaacaacaaccacagcagccccagaaacaacaaccacagcagccccagaaaccaccacagcagctccaacaacaaccacaactgctccaacaatcacagctgctcctacaacaaccacaactgctccaacaacaacagctgctcctacaaccatgtcaacagctccaacaactaccactgcagctccaataaccacagctgctcccacaaccatAACAgtagcttcaacaacaacaaaagcagcgcctgcaacaacaacagccgatccaactacaaccacagctgctcctacaaccacgtcaGCAGCTCCAATaaccaccacagctgctccaacaaccaaagctgctcgaacaaccacagctgctccaacagccacaacagccgctccaacaacaaccacaactgctcctacaaccactacaacagctccaacaaaaaccaatgcagctccaacaacaacaacaacagcagccccagaaaccaccacagcagctccaacaacaaccacaactgctccggccacaaccacagctggtccaacaacaaccacagctgctcctacaaccacgtcagctgctccaacaacaactacagctgctccaacagccacagcagcttcaacaacaaccacatcagctccaacaaccacagctgatcCAACAAGTACAGCTGCTCCAGCAACAACCATTGAATTTCCAATGacaacaacagcatctccaacaacaacagcatttccaacaacaacagcagcagctccaacaacaaccacagccgctccaacaaccacGACAGCTCCTACAAAAACAGCAGTtcacacaacaaccacagcagctccaacaaccaccactacagctcaatcaacaaccacagctgctccaagcACAACCACATTAGATCCAATAAcatccacagctgctccaacaacaaccaaagcagGTCTTACAACcactacagcagctccaacaaccacagctgctctaacaacgatgacagcagctccaaccacaaccacagctgctcaaactaCAACCATAGCTGCttcaactacaacaacagctgctcctagAACTATAACAGCAgctccaaccacaaccacagctgttccaaaTACATCCACAGCGGCTCcaacaacgacagctgctcccacaactATGACAGTAGCTTCAacaccaacaaccacagctgatccaacaccaacgacagctgctccactTAAAACAGCTGCTCCATCAACAACAGCTGttcctacaaccacgacagcagctccaacaatgtcaacagcagctccaaaaaccaccacagctgctccaaatacaacaacagctgctccaacaaccacagctgctccaacaacaacagccactgcagctccaaccacaacaacagctgctcctacaccaacagcagctccaacaacaacaacagcagctccaacaacaaccacagctgctccaacaaccataAAAGCAGTTCAAACAACAATTATAttggctccaacaacaacaacaacaacagcagctccaacaacaaccacagcagctcaaacaacaaccacagctgctccaacaaccacagctccaacaacaaccacagctgctccaacaccaacaaaagctgctccaacaaccacagctgctccaacagccacaacagccgctccaacaacaaccacaactgctcctacaaccactacaacagctccaacaaaaaccaatgcagctccaacaacaacaacaacagcagccccagaaaccaccacagcagctccaacaacaaccacaactgctccggccacaaccacagctggtccaacaacaaccacagctgctcctacaaccacgtcagctgctccaacaacaactacagctgctccaacagccacagcagcttcaacaacaaccacatcagctccaacaaccacagctgatcCAACAAGTACAGCTGCTCCAGCAACAACCATTGAATTTCCAATGacaacaacagcatctccaacaacaacagcatttccaacaacaacagcagtagctacaacaacaaccacagcatctCGAACAAAAACCACacccactccaacaacaaccacggcctctccaacaacaacagcagcagctccaacaacaaccacagccgctccaacaaccacGACAGCTCCTACAAAAACAGCAGTtcacacaacaaccacagcagctccaacaaccaccactacagctcaatcaacaaccacagctgctccaagcACAACCACATTAGATCCAATAAcatccacagctgctccaacaacaaccaaagcagGTCTTACAACcactacagcagctccaacaaccacagctgctctaacaacgatgacagcagctccaaccacaaccacagctgctcaaactaCAACCATAGCTGCttcaactacaacaacagctgctcctagAACTATAACAGCAgctccaaccacaaccacagctgttccaaaTACATCCACAGCGGCTCcaacaacgacagctgctcccacaactATGACAGTAGCTTCAacaccaacaaccacagctgatccaacaccaacgacagctgctccactTAAAACAGCTGCTCCATCAACAACAGCTGttcctacaaccacgacagcagctccaacaatgtcaacagcagctccaaaaaccaccacagctgctccaaatacaacaacagctgctccaacaacc
This portion of the Labrus bergylta chromosome 22, fLabBer1.1, whole genome shotgun sequence genome encodes:
- the LOC136177522 gene encoding probable serine/threonine-protein kinase clkA, with amino-acid sequence MICSYTHYSSSNDNHKIYNNYHCSSNNYSCSYNHVSSSNNYHCSSNNNHTDSNNNHSCSNNNSRSNNDENCSNYNHNCYNNNSCSFNHYNSSNKNQCSSNNFDSSSNNNNHSSPRNHHSSSNNNHNCSNNHSCSYTHYSSSNDNHNSSNNNHSFSNYNNSCSNNHSCSYNNHNCSNNNSCSYTHYSSSNDNHKFSNNHCSSNNYSCSYNHVRSSNNYHCSSNNHSCSHNHNSSFNNNKSNACNNKSSSNNNHSNSNTLHSSSNNNNSSSNNNHTDSNNNHSCSNTNDSCSNKQTDSNNNHSRSNNDDSSSNNNHNCSNNDENCSNYSHSCYNNNSCSFNHCNSSNKNQCSSNNNHNCSNNHSCSYNNHNCSNNNSCSYTHYSSSNDNHNCSYNNHNCSNNNSCSYTHYSSSNDNHKFSNNYHCSSNNYSCSYNHVSSSNNYHCSSNNHSCSHNHNSSFNNNKSNACNNKSSSNNNHSNSNTLHSSSNNNSSSNNNHADSNNNHSCSNTNDSCSNKQTDSNNNHSRSNNDDSSSNNNHNCSNNDGNCSNYSHSCYNNNSCSFNHCNSSNKNQCSSNNYDSSPRNHHSSSNNNHNCSNNHSCSYNNHNCSNNNSCSYTHYSSSNDNHKFSNNYHCSSNNYSCSYNHVSSSNNYHCSSNNHSCSHNHNSSFNNNNHNCSNNNSR